A genomic window from Thunnus maccoyii chromosome 2, fThuMac1.1, whole genome shotgun sequence includes:
- the s1pr5b gene encoding sphingosine 1-phosphate receptor 5b: MEASSSAHVGSHPTTPIPPFSPTPSSHGYLQFFWEYQDNSVIVEHYNHTGKLQGDRYREGLKPEGIAFLVVCLLIVLENAVVLLAIWRNKKFHLPMYYLLGNLTLSDLLAGIAYMANIIMSGPYTLKLTPLLWFLREGGVFITLAASVISLLAIAIERHVTMVTMRPYHGAKRGRMLALIGASWALAGFLGVLPILGWNCIHRLNQCSTVLPLYAKSYILCCVSVFSAVLLAIVVLYARVFRIVRSNTQRQRMGLSGSMRKGLARKSQKYIALLKTVTIVLGVFIACWLPLFLLLLLDFFFPTRSCRLLYKADYFLGVAMVNSLLNPIIYTLTSKDMRRAILRLLCRPCLMTRDGQVKKIGMPFLECSFSKTEVASQKLEGGLETTISSGNVITTPSPIKALYPKLFKP; the protein is encoded by the coding sequence ATGGAGGCCTCAAGTTCTGCTCATGTAGGGAGTCACCCCACTACACCCATACCCCCTTTCTCCCCTACTCCCTCCTCTCATGGCTACCTGCAGTTCTTCTGGGAGTACCAGGACAACTCTGTCATTGTGGAGCATTACAACCACACGGGCAAGCTGCAGGGAGACCGCTACCGTGAAGGGCTCAAACCTGAGGGCATTGCGTTCCTGGTGGTGTGTCTCCTCATCGTCCTGGAGAACGCTGTGGTTCTCCTTGCCATTTGGAGGAACAAGAAGTTCCACCTGCCCATGTATTACCTCCTGGGAAACCTGACTCTGTCTGACCTACTGGCTGGGATTGCCTACATGGCAAACATCATCATGTCCGGACCTTATACTTTAAAACTGACGCCGTTGCTATGGTTCCTCAGGGAGGGAGGGGTCTTCATCACCCTGGCTGCCTCTGTCATTAGTCTGCTGGCCATTGCAATTGAACGTCATGTTACTATGGTGACTATGAGGCCATACCATGGGGCAAAGCGGGGAAGGATGTTGGCACTGATCGGTGCAAGTTGGGCCCTTGCAGGGTTTTTGGGGGTCCTACCAATCCTGGGATGGAACTGCATCCACAGACTGAACCAGTGTTCAACAGTTCTCCCACTTTATGCCAAGAGCTACATCCTCTGCTGCGTATCTGTGTTCAGTGCAGTGCTCCTTGCCATCGTGGTCCTTTATGCCAGGGTTTTCCGCATTGTCCGCAGCAACACGCAGCGTCAGCGGATGGGCCTGTCAGGCAGCATGAGAAAGGGCTTAGCGAGGAAGTCACAGAAGTACATCGCCCTCCTCAAGACAGTCACCATTGTGTTGGGTGTCTTCATTGCATGCTGGCtgcccctcttcctcctcctcctcttggaTTTTTTCTTCCCCACTCGCAGCTGCCGCTTGCTCTACAAGGCTGATTATTTCCTGGGAGTCGCCATGGTCAACTCACTCCTCAACCCCATCATCTATACTCTGACCAGCAAGGACATGAGGAGAGCCATTCTGAGGCTGCTCTGTCGGCCGTGTCTCATGACTCGAGATGGTCAGGTGAAAAAGATTGGGATGCCATTCCTGGAGTGTAGTTTCAGTAAAACCGAGGTGGCCTCCCAGAAGTTAGAAGGGGGACTAGAGACTACGATCTCCTCTGGGAACGTTATCACCACCCCATCTCCCATTAAGGCCCTCTATCCCAAACTCTTCAAGCCTTAA
- the keap1b gene encoding kelch-like ECH-associated protein 1B produces MTECLTECKALVTPSTRNGHRVFSYTLESHTAAAFAIMNELRLERQLCDVTLRVRYKDLEAVDFVAHKVVLASSSPVFRAMFTNGLKECGMELVPIEGIHPRVMDRLIEFAYTASISVGEKCVIHVMNGAVMYQIDSVVKACCDFLVQQLDPSNAIGIANFAEQIGCTELHQKAREYIYMNFSQVATQEEFFNLSHCQLVTLISRDELNVRCESEVFQACVAWVRYDRENRRPYVQALLQAVRCHSLTPNFLQAQLQSLDWDPQCKDYLAQIFQDLTLHKPTKVYSCRTPKVPQLIYTAGGYFRQSLSYLEAYNPCSGAWLRLADLQVPRSGLAACVISGLFYAVGGRNNAPDGNMDSNALDCYNPMNNCWLPCAPMSVPRNRIGVGVIDGMIYAVGGSHGCIHHNSVERYDPERDQWQLVAPMLTRRIGVGVAVINRLLYAVGGFDGANRLSSCECYNPERDEWKTMASMNTVRSGAGVCALGNQIFVMGGYDGTNQLNTVERYDVETDTWSFAASMRHRRSALGVTALHGRIYVLGGYDGETFLDSVECYDPEKDTWSEVTHMTSGRSGVGVAVTMEPCQKELPQCQKSERESGGAASPANQSGNSGFGCHHNQRHSGPFGKGT; encoded by the exons ATGACAGAGTGCCTGACAGAATGCAAAGCGCTGGTGACTCCGTCCACGCGCAACGGCCACCGCGTCTTCAGCTACACGCTAGAGAGCCACACGGCAGCCGCCTTCGCCATCATGAACGAGCTGCGTTTGGAGCGGCAGCTCTGCGACGTGACGCTGCGCGTGCGCTACAAAGACCTGGAGGCGGTGGACTTTGTGGCTCACAAGGTGGTGCTGGCCTCTTCCTCCCCGGTCTTCAGGGCCATGTTCACCAACGGCCTGAAGGAGTGCGGCATGGAGTTGGTGCCCATCGAGGGGATCCACCCAAGG GTAATGGACAGACTGATAGAGTTTGCCTACACAGCCAGCATCTCTGTGGGGGAGAAGTGTGTGATTCACGTGATGAACGGCGCAGTCATGTACCAGATAGACAGCGTCGTCAAGGCCTGCTGTGATTTCCTGGTCCAGCAGCTCGACCCCAGTAACGCCATCGGCATCGCCAACTTTGCCGAGCAGATCGGCTGCACGGAGCTCCACCAGAAGGCCCGGGAATACATCTACATGAACTTCAGCCAG GTGGCGACCCAGGAGGAGTTCTTTAACTTGTCCCACTGCCAGCTGGTGACCCTCATCAGCCGCGATGAGCTCAACGTGCGCTGCGAGTCTGAAGTCTTCCAGGCGTGCGTGGCCTGGGTGCGCTACGACCGAGAGAACCGGCGACCGTACGTCCAGGCCTTACTCCAGGCCGTCCGCTGCCATTCCCTGACCCCCAACTTCCTGCAGGCTCAGCTCCAGTCTCTGGACTGGGACCCGCAGTGTAAAGACTACCTTGCCCAGATCTTCCAGGACCTCACCCTCCACAAACCCACCAAAGTCTATTCTTGCCGAACCCCCAAGGTGCCACAGCTCATCTACACAGCGGGGGGCTATTTCCGTCAGTCCCTCAGCTACCTGGAGGCGTATAATCCCTGTTCGGGAGCCTGGCTGAGACTAGCGGACCTGCAGGTACCCCGCAGCGGCCTGGCAGCCTGCGTCATCAGCGGGCTTTTCTACGCTGTCGGTGGAAGAAACAACGCACCTGATGGCAACATGGACTCGAACGCGTTGGACTGCTACAATCCCATGAACAACTGCTGGCTGCCGTGCGCGCCGATGAGCGTGCCCAGGAACCGAATCGGAGTCGGCGTCATCGACGGCATGATATATGCAGTCGGGGGATCACATGGGTGTATTCATCATAATAGTGTGGAAAG GTATGATCCAGAAAGGGACCAGTGGCAGCTGGTAGCCCCCATGTTGACGCGGCGTATCGGTGTGGGTGTAGCAGTCATCAACCGGCTGCTTTACGCCGTGGGGGGGTTCGACGGGGCCAATCGGCTCAGCTCCTGCGAGTGCTACAACCCAGAGAGGGACGAGTGGAAGACCATGGCCTCCATGAACACCGTGCGCTCCGGAGCTG GTGTGTGCGCTCTGGGGAATCAAATCTTTGTGATGGGCGGCTACGACGGCACCAACCAGCTGAACACGGTGGAGCGCTACGACGTGGAAACTGATACGTGGAGCTTTGCTGCCTCCATGAGGCACCGGCGCAGTGCTCTGGGAGTCACTGCATTACATGGACGCATCTATGTGCTGG GAGGTTACGACGGCGAGACGTTCCTGGACAGCGTGGAGTGTTACGACCCAGAAAAAGACACATGGTCGGAGGTGACGCACATGACATCCGGGCGGAGCGGCGTCGGCGTGGCCGTTACCATGGAGCCCTGCCAGAAAGAACTGCCTCAGTGTCAGAAGTCTGAGAGGGAGAGCGGCGGTGCGGCGTCACCTGCCAATCAGTCAGGCAACTCCGGATTCGGCTGTCACCACAATCAGCGGCACAGCGGGCCTTTCGGTAAAGGCACATGA